From Gadus macrocephalus chromosome 16, ASM3116895v1:
AAACACACTGAGAATAAACATGTAGCGGCTATATGCGGCCGCCCCCGGCTAATCCTCTGCGCTGACCATCCGGTTCATCTAACTTCATCAGTGAAAGTCCTGCACCACAAGAGGAGATTTCCTCCTAAATACCGCCGGGACAGCATGCTGCAAGTCAACCGTGCCAGCCGTCGATGTCATAGCCAGCAGCTTGTTGTGAgtatattaaatataatgtGTGCAGGGTAAAATGTGTTAAGGTCGTAGGAAGAGGTAGTCTATTTGAGTTTGGTGTTAGTGTTGACTGTTGATCCTTTTGTTTATCGCTCTGAGTGGGGCGAGAGCGAAGCTAATGACGACCGTCAGAACGACCATCATGGTGAAACTAGCTtataaattacttttttttaaatcttcaaTTTAAAGAATTGTCAGCGTTGTTATTCCCTTTGCATCCAGGTGTAAGCTTTCGATAAGTGGCATGCATGGATATCTGAAGTAGGCTTTAATTCCTCGTTTTACAAACACATTAGAATTAAGAGTTTTCCAAGCctattttaaaacaaccatctCCGTTTCTATAATTTCAATCATTTATATTTTGAGCCTTATAGaagaaaactaaaaacaaaatTAACAACTGAGCCCCAAACACACGGTTTGTCCACAAGGAAGCTGTCTCCTGCGACGCCACCGGGCACAGCTGAACCCCCGCTGTGAACTTCGACCCCCGGGGTAACCATGAGCGCGGATCATCCCAGTGCGGGCCGCGCCGAGCCTGACTCGGAAAACAGCGAGCTGGCTGACATGGTGGCGGCCATGAGCACCACCTCCAGCCACATGACCCCGCCCAACGGCTACCGGAGCGGACCCCATCGCACCACGCCCCACCGGCTCACCATGTCCGACAGGAAGCTGTCCCTGCAGGAGCGGGGGTCCCGCGGCGCCCGGCAGCCCACCATCGAGACCAAGCGCGTGTCCATCACCGACGGCGAGGTGAACCGGCCAATTAGAGCGcaggttttttttgttgctgtggTGCGTGCTGGAATCCTTATTACAGAATATTGGTTGGGTTTAatattaacctttttttttttgtaggatTGTGTCCAGCTCAACCAATATAAGCTGCAGTCGGAGATTGGGAAGGTGAACTTCTAGTTGACATCCAAACCTAATCCAAAACTGTTGGATTAGGTCTGTTGCGGTCTAACGATACTTTTTGTCCCAACTGTAGGGTTCGTACGGGGTGGTAAAATTAGCCTACAATGAGGATGCGGAAAAGTTCTATGTAAGTCACAGTTCCCAGATTGGTGGTCGATGTGTATTGATTGATTGGCCGTTGATTGTGAATCCTCCTCCTTTAGGCCATGAAGGTGGTCTCAaaaaagaagatgctgaagcaGTGTGGATTTCTACGTAAGTGGTTCTACTTTCTTCTGCTTCGGAGAAAGTTCTTACTTTCCCATTTCTGCATGCCTTGGTTTGTTGCATAtcctcgcgtgtgtgtgtgtgtgtgtgtgtgtgtgtgtgtgtgtgtgtgtgtgtgtgtgtgtgtgtgtgtgtgtgtgtgtgtgtgtgtgtgtgtgtgtgtgtgtgtgtgtgtgtgtgtgtgtgtgtgtgtctccaggccgcccccctccccaggggtCTTGCTCCAAACCCCAGGAGCCTCTGCAGAGGGTGTACCAGGAGATCGCTATCCTGAAGAAGCTGGACCACCACAACATCGTGAAGCTAGTGGAGGTTAGCACGATGCTACCCCTGTAGCTCATTCAACAACAACTAgtcaatttcatgacacaatcacaaagacgaacaggaatGCTATAAATGCTTCGAGACGAGATGACGTcaaaagtgcaactcggaaggatggcgtccgaggattcaagAACACACCATTACCATATAAAAGTCTAACTGCCATATGTTGCAGGTGCTTGATGATCCCGGTGAAGACAACCTCCACATGGGTAGGAagtcactcactccctcatcACACACTTGTCAAAATGTTTTCAAACCAAAAATACTTGATTCAATTCTTGTTTTACTTTTCAAGCTTTCGAATTGATGACAAAGGGGTACGTGTTCCTGCGTTTGTCCCGTATGTTCACGGGCTGTGATGTAAAGTGGGAGCCATGATATGAACGTTGGAGTGTTAATTGTGTTGGTTGTTGTCTAATCCGGCAGGGCGGTGATGGACGTTCCCACTAAAACCCCCTTCACAGAAGAGCAGGCTCGCTTCTACTTCAGAGACGTTCTCCTCGGCATAGAGTACTGTGAGTGCTCCCCCTGGAATAAATTGTCTGTACTTTTCATGTTTTCATGACGGCAAGATTATTTGAATCAAACATGATCaggctcacttgttcagagttcacctggactctgcctCCTTccttaccccccaccccctcccaccctccttatgcacttattgtatgttgtacatcctggcacttaaaaatcgttcttagcatcgtgtagcatcttatcctagctagctttgttgtatacagggaatgggttaacctaacaattgcaagtgcttggcacttggttctttgAGCATCCCAACCGTACCGACAGTGATAGATTgtttttcttctgacaaatgtacttattgtaagtcgctttggataaaagcatctgctaaattccctaaaTGGAAATGAAAATTTAGCCGAGGTTTTATCAGCAGCGACTTGCATTGTTTAGATACATGACAGGAACACCTATAGGATGGCCACAGGTAGACTGCCCACATGAGGGAGACATTCAGGGATCGAGTCAGATAACAGTCCACGTACGTACGTTTCATCTTCAAGTGCACTACCAGAAGATCATCCACCGAGACATCAAGCCGACCAACCTGTTGCTAGGGGAGGACGGCCACGTGAAGATAGCGGACTTTGGCATCAGCAACGTGTTTGAGGGCAGCGACGCGCGCCTCTCCAGCATGGCGGGGACCCCTGCCTTCATGGCCCCAGAGATGATGGCCGAGCTGGAGCAGGGAGCTGGCTTCAGTGGCAAGGTCAGGGCTGACCCACgaccatggtggtggtggtggtgggggttggtggtggagaagtttgtgatgaggaggtggtgatggaggagggggttgaGGGTATGGTGGcggagagggtggtgggtgtggaGAAGGCTATGTTGGAGGTGATGtagaaggtgaaggtggaggggttggttcGGATGGAGGTGATGtagaaggtgaaggtggaggggttggttctgatggaggtgatgtagaaggtgaaggtggaggggttggttctgatggaggtgatgtagaaggtgaaggtggaggggttggttcTGTTGGAGGTGATGtagaaggtgaaggtggaggggttggttcGGATGGAGGTGATGtagaaggtgaaggtggaggggttggttctgatggaggtgatgtagaaggtgaaggtggaggggttggttctgatggaggtgatgtagaaggtgaaggtggaggggttggttctgatggaggtgatgtagaaggtgaaggtggaggggttggttctgatggaggtgatgtagaaggtgaaggtggaggggttggttctgatggaggtgatgtagaaggtgaaggtggaggggttggttctgatggaggtgatgtagaaggtgaaggtggagggctTGGTTCTGATGGAGGTGATGtagaaggtgaaggtggagggctTGGTTCTGATGGAGGTGATGTAGAAGGTCTTGTGTGAGGTCGTGTAGCAGTTCCACATGCTGGGGTTGAACAGTAAATACTCTTGATAGTGCTTAATGGTCATGAACACCCTGCCAGATCTTACCACGGCTAAATGTCCAGCTTAGCTCAGTCGATAACCAGAGCACACATTAAAAGTACATTGTACAGTATTTTAGTGTGTACAATGTAAATAAATAGAGATGGTAATGTAAAGGTTTCGCATTCATCTTATAGACAGCTGGAGGCTCAACATAAGTAAGTGCTGCTTCTATTTTTCTGTGTATGGGGAGTGAGTGAATATTGACAGAATGATGAATGTTGTTCTCTGTATGTTTTCAACAGGCCTTAGATGTGTGGGCGATGGGCGTGACGTTATATTGTTTTGTGTACGGGAAGGTAAGACagccataaaaacacacacaccgaaacaatACCTGACAAACAACGACAGCTCAAAGATATGTGTTGACTCTCTGACATCTCGTTGCAGTGCCCTTTTTACCATGAGTTCATTGTTGAGCTGCACATCAAAATCAAGAATGAACCAGTGTGTTTTCCACAAGAGTAAGTACACCtgttttgaccaatcatgtgggcttttgcatttgtgtgtcgtTCGGCTTGGCACAGCTGAGGCTCGTAGCAATGAGGGAAGCTAAGGCTGTGTCTACCCTGCTCTGAAACCAATTGAAAGAGAGTTCATTATAACATCAATACTACAAAATAATGCATATTATTTGACCAAAACAAGAAGCATAGATGATAGAGATAGACGTTCTGAAACCCTCTTGCTCCTATAAGAACATCATTTTGACCAAAGTCGGGCTTGATTCTCAGCAATTCAACGAAGACTCCCTCCATCCACTAAACATAGGAAGATCCaccattcagtgtgtgtgtgtgattggaatGGCAAGGTCATGGAAAACCTGTCTAAATCTTTACTTAGTTCAGTGGCTCTGTGGTCAGTAAGCAGACACTTCTCTCCAGAGCAACCGATGGTGAATACAGAGAAAAGTCTCGAATGAGCGGGCAGGGGTCAGCTTAGGCTTCTCGCTCAGTGATGGCTACAGATGGCCTGAGGGCACATGGGATTAAAGCCAGAAGCTCCACTGGTAGAGCAGCATGGCATGGCTGGAATAAGGTCTGGTTCCCACTGAAAGGTGTATGCACTAGTGATTTTGTAAGACTTTGGATGAGGGTTCACCAGATTGGTATTAGAAGCCTTTAGCTGGGACAAAATATGTTGCTTTGCTGAGTTTAGTATTTAATAATAACCATCATAAAGAATTCAATGTTTGAAGAGATGTTCGAAGATCAACATTATCATTAGAGAATGAGCTTGGACACCTGAACCTGATGCTTTCTACTGCAGAACGACCCTAAGTGAGGACCTAAAGGAGCTCATCCTATTGATGCTGGACAAAAACCCAGAAACCAGAATCACGATTCCTCAAATCAAGGTGAGTGGAGAAGAGACACCAgagttaatatttattttaaaattccACAGATGCTTCTCTCAACAGCAGCCTCCGTGagttattataattaataactTCCGATACTATCGGAGGTTGGGGTTAGGCATCATATTTAAAGATGCCTGTGGGTAGATTGAGCACTTTGGGGTTCGAACCGAGAATCTGGGTCAAATgctagacgtgtgtgtgtgtgtgtgtgtgtgtgtgtgtgtgtgtgtgtgtgtgtgtgtgtgtgtgtgtgtgtgtgtgtgtgtgtgtgtgtgtgtgtgtgtgtgtgtgtgtgtgtgtgtgtgtgtgtgtgtgtaaatgtgtgtgtgtctaactttgtgtgtgtgcgtgtgcgtgtccacaGCTGCACCCGTGGATGACCCAGCACGGTGCGGACCCCCtgcccctggaggaggagcactGCACGGcggtggaggtgacggaggaggaggtccaGAACAGCATCCGCCTTATCCCCAGCCTCTCCGCCGTGGTGAGCAGCGAGCTCCCCGACACGTGGACACTAGCTAAATATCAAAGGTCTCCTGTTGGTAGACCAGTCTACCAGCCCACTGGGTGGGCTGGTAGACTGGTCTATCCAgggtacatctaggtggacacgcccacttgtgatgtcagaagaggccgattttcaaaacggcttgtaacggccaatcacactcaTGCCTGGTGGAATAGCGTCACCTTTTAAATAGGACCGAGTGTGGTTCTTACTGTCTGTAGAGATGGTTCCCCTGTGGTTCCTGTGGTACTGGGGGCTTCATGGGGTCCGTCCCACTTGGTTCCTCTGCAGATCTTGGTGAAGTCCATGCTGAGGAAGCGCTCCTTCGGGAACCCCTTCGACAGCCCCAGGAGCCGGGCCGAGCGTTCAATGTCGGCCCCTGGTGGCCTGCTCACGTaagtgcaccccccccccaaccccccctaaCCAGAACAGCTCAGGGCCCAAAGATCAGTGGGCCAGCAACAAGGCACAGATACCACTCATAAAAGTAGACGACCACCTTAAACGCACACTGTCAGTTCAGACACTGGAACCAGTTACCACCAGTGTGAACACACTTGCAACATGCATACAATATCCCACAGCGTCAAAAGGGTCGATGTTAAATAAattaagaaaaacaaatgtTAATTATTTATCGACCACACTTTGTATACGTAGTAACCCACAcacattaaatgtgtgtgttgcattaATCCAGGCCGCATACTTTACATATTTAGGCTACTGTTCAGACTAACGTATGTATTCTGTTTCTGTCTATCTCTTTCTGACTCTTTCTGTCTATGTTTATTGATCATTGTCGCCGTAGATCcgttaacattaacattaactaACTAATAGCTTCTGTTATTGTACTGTCTGATCACCATGAGGTCACGAGGGAGCATGGAGCTCCGACAGATAAGAGTGTTTAACTCCATCCTCTAGCGACGAGCTAAATGTTAAACCCCCAGGCTGTGCCAATGCTCTGCGCCGCTCGCTGCTACTGCTGTGTTATCCATTAGAGAGTTCTGCATAGAGGCAGgggc
This genomic window contains:
- the camkk1b gene encoding calcium/calmodulin-dependent protein kinase kinase 1b, encoding MSADHPSAGRAEPDSENSELADMVAAMSTTSSHMTPPNGYRSGPHRTTPHRLTMSDRKLSLQERGSRGARQPTIETKRVSITDGEDCVQLNQYKLQSEIGKGSYGVVKLAYNEDAEKFYAMKVVSKKKMLKQCGFLRRPPPQGSCSKPQEPLQRVYQEIAILKKLDHHNIVKLVEVLDDPGEDNLHMAFELMTKGAVMDVPTKTPFTEEQARFYFRDVLLGIEYLHYQKIIHRDIKPTNLLLGEDGHVKIADFGISNVFEGSDARLSSMAGTPAFMAPEMMAELEQGAGFSGKALDVWAMGVTLYCFVYGKCPFYHEFIVELHIKIKNEPVCFPQETTLSEDLKELILLMLDKNPETRITIPQIKLHPWMTQHGADPLPLEEEHCTAVEVTEEEVQNSIRLIPSLSAVILVKSMLRKRSFGNPFDSPRSRAERSMSAPGGLLTGTWGLLGSSMHVHPSLMRGSIDGELEDLYEDDAIPESS